In Asanoa sp. WMMD1127, one genomic interval encodes:
- a CDS encoding aminotransferase class V-fold PLP-dependent enzyme has protein sequence MPPILPGYGGGVPVDRLTQARRLDDEDPLAAFRDEFVIAEPDLVYLDGNSLGRLPKATRERLRTVVDEEWGVDLVRGWDRWIALAREVGDTLAGGLLEAEPGEVVLGDSTSVNLYKLAVAACDARPGRGVIVTDDDNFPTDRYVLEGVAAARGMTLRVIPSDLDTGVTLAAVRAALDDDVALVALSHVAYRSGAIADLAGITAAVHAAGALALWDLCHSAGAMPAPLRSAGVDLAVGCTYKHLNSGPGGPAFLFVRRELQAELRQPIWGWFGQRDQFAMGPAYDPAPSVDRFLVGTPPVLGGYAALCGVQLSAAAGIDRIFAKGTALGDFAITLYDEWLAPHGFALASPRAGRGAHVTLHHPAAWQVSQALRDASVIPDYRTPDRLRLGFAPLYTRFVDVYEGFHRLRTIMEAESWRRFSANRSRVT, from the coding sequence ATGCCTCCCATCCTGCCCGGCTACGGTGGCGGCGTGCCCGTTGATCGCCTCACTCAGGCCCGCCGTCTCGACGACGAGGACCCGCTGGCCGCCTTCCGCGACGAGTTCGTCATCGCCGAGCCCGACCTGGTCTACCTCGACGGCAACTCGCTCGGGCGGCTGCCCAAGGCCACCCGGGAGCGGCTGCGCACGGTGGTCGACGAGGAGTGGGGCGTCGACCTGGTGCGCGGCTGGGACCGCTGGATCGCGCTGGCCCGCGAGGTCGGCGACACGCTGGCCGGCGGCCTGCTGGAGGCCGAGCCGGGCGAGGTGGTGCTCGGCGACTCGACCAGCGTCAACCTCTACAAGCTCGCGGTCGCCGCCTGCGACGCCCGCCCCGGCCGCGGCGTGATCGTCACCGACGACGACAACTTCCCGACCGACCGGTACGTGCTGGAGGGTGTGGCGGCCGCGCGCGGGATGACGCTGCGGGTGATCCCGTCCGACCTGGACACCGGCGTCACGCTGGCCGCCGTGCGGGCCGCGCTCGACGACGACGTCGCCCTGGTCGCGCTGTCGCATGTGGCCTACCGCTCGGGCGCCATCGCCGACCTGGCCGGCATCACCGCCGCCGTCCACGCGGCCGGCGCGCTGGCGCTCTGGGACCTCTGCCACTCGGCCGGCGCGATGCCGGCGCCGTTGCGGTCGGCCGGGGTGGACCTGGCGGTCGGCTGCACCTACAAGCACCTCAACTCGGGTCCCGGCGGCCCGGCGTTCCTGTTCGTGCGGCGGGAGCTGCAGGCCGAGCTGCGGCAGCCGATCTGGGGCTGGTTCGGGCAACGGGACCAGTTCGCGATGGGCCCGGCGTACGACCCGGCCCCGTCGGTCGACCGCTTCCTGGTGGGCACCCCGCCGGTGCTGGGCGGCTACGCGGCGCTCTGCGGCGTCCAGCTCTCGGCCGCCGCCGGCATCGACCGGATCTTCGCCAAGGGCACGGCGCTGGGAGACTTCGCGATCACGTTGTACGACGAGTGGCTCGCACCGCACGGCTTCGCGCTCGCGTCGCCCCGCGCGGGCCGCGGCGCGCACGTGACGCTGCACCACCCGGCCGCGTGGCAGGTCAGCCAGGCGCTGCGGGACGCGTCGGTGATCCCGGACTACCGCACCCCCGACCGGCTCCGGTTGGGCTTCGCGCCGCTCTACACCCGCTTCGTCGACGTGTACGAAGGCTTCCACCGCTTGCGCACGATCATGGAAGCCGAGTCCTGGCGGCGGTTTTCCGCGAATCGTTCTCGGGTTACCTGA
- a CDS encoding globin has product MTAPGRDPAQPTFFELVGGEPTFRKLVARFYEGVADDALLRPLYPEEDLGPAEERLTLFLMQYWGGPNTYSASRGHPRLRMRHAPFRVGPEERDAWLRHMRDAVESLDLPDDQQRTLWDYLERAAYFMVNTMDGPGATNPT; this is encoded by the coding sequence GTGACTGCTCCCGGACGCGACCCCGCCCAGCCGACGTTCTTCGAGCTCGTCGGCGGCGAGCCGACCTTCCGCAAGCTCGTGGCCCGGTTCTACGAGGGCGTGGCCGACGACGCGCTGCTGCGGCCGCTCTACCCGGAGGAAGACCTGGGGCCGGCGGAGGAGCGACTGACGTTGTTCCTGATGCAGTATTGGGGCGGTCCCAACACCTATTCGGCCAGCCGCGGGCATCCCCGGTTGCGCATGCGGCACGCGCCGTTCCGGGTCGGGCCCGAGGAGCGCGACGCCTGGCTGCGGCACATGCGCGACGCGGTCGAGTCGCTCGACCTGCCCGACGACCAGCAGCGCACGCTCTGGGACTACCTGGAGCGGGCCGCGTACTTCATGGTCAATACGATGGACGGACCCGGCGCGACAAATCCGACATAA
- a CDS encoding PKD domain containing protein has translation MRRRLIAAAVLLAAGIAGIMPAVADVAHKTVVSSNPVDFTPHALDGTVRAIAVVGNTVVVGGTFSSVANDAGNRALRRPYLFAFDARSGALRSTFAPAVDGAVYALAAGPDNTVYVGGAFRSVNGVRSRGLARVSVTNGARVPAFKAEINWGDVRTLAVHGKRVYAGGPFTAINGVNRAGLARLDGLSGKVDTGFDARLQATEMARVRVEDMALSPDGRRLVAVGAITHAGGQPRHQLAMLDVSGAKAVVTSWHTDAYRSQCDTSLDTYLRGVDFAPDGSYFVAVTTGALTGPGKMCDSAARFESAGAGAHRPTWVNHTGGNTLFSVSVTGAAVYVGGHQQWLDNPKGKKTKGPGAVDRPGIGAIHPKTGKALPWNPTRARGVGARAIVATSWGLYVGSDTDKLGGEYHGRIGMFPLA, from the coding sequence ATGCGCCGCCGTCTGATCGCCGCCGCTGTGCTGCTCGCTGCCGGGATAGCCGGCATCATGCCCGCCGTCGCGGACGTCGCCCACAAGACCGTCGTGTCGTCGAACCCCGTCGACTTCACGCCGCACGCGCTGGACGGCACCGTCCGGGCGATCGCCGTGGTCGGCAACACGGTGGTGGTCGGCGGCACGTTCAGCTCGGTCGCCAACGACGCCGGCAACCGCGCCCTGCGCCGCCCGTACCTGTTCGCGTTCGACGCCAGGAGCGGCGCCCTGCGCTCGACCTTCGCGCCCGCGGTCGACGGGGCGGTCTACGCGCTCGCGGCGGGCCCCGACAACACCGTCTACGTCGGCGGCGCGTTCCGCTCGGTCAACGGCGTCCGCTCCCGGGGCCTGGCCCGCGTCTCGGTGACCAACGGCGCCCGCGTGCCGGCGTTCAAGGCCGAGATCAACTGGGGCGACGTGCGGACCCTGGCGGTGCACGGCAAGCGGGTGTACGCCGGCGGCCCGTTCACGGCGATCAACGGCGTGAACCGGGCGGGGCTGGCCCGCCTGGACGGCTTGAGTGGGAAGGTCGACACCGGATTCGACGCCCGCCTGCAGGCCACCGAGATGGCCCGCGTCCGGGTCGAGGACATGGCCCTGTCCCCCGACGGCCGGCGCCTGGTCGCGGTCGGCGCGATCACCCACGCGGGCGGCCAACCCCGGCACCAGCTGGCGATGCTCGACGTCTCAGGCGCGAAGGCGGTGGTGACGTCCTGGCACACGGACGCGTACCGGTCGCAGTGCGACACCTCGCTCGACACGTACCTGCGCGGCGTCGACTTCGCCCCTGACGGTTCCTACTTCGTAGCCGTCACCACGGGCGCGCTGACCGGCCCGGGCAAGATGTGCGACTCGGCGGCCCGCTTCGAGAGCGCCGGCGCCGGCGCCCACCGCCCGACCTGGGTCAACCACACGGGCGGCAACACGCTGTTCTCGGTGTCGGTGACCGGCGCGGCGGTCTACGTCGGCGGCCACCAGCAGTGGCTCGACAACCCCAAGGGCAAGAAGACCAAGGGCCCGGGCGCGGTCGACCGCCCGGGCATCGGCGCCATCCACCCGAAGACCGGCAAGGCCCTGCCCTGGAACCCGACCCGCGCCCGCGGCGTAGGCGCCCGCGCCATCGTCGCCACCTCGTGGGGCCTCTACGTGGGCTCGGACACGGACAAGCTGGGCGGCGAATACCACGGCCGCATCGGCATGTTCCCACTTGCCTAG
- a CDS encoding thioesterase family protein, whose product MARFVYEAALRWSDMDVYGHVNNARFLTLYEEARVALMFVAAREHGLTTLEEGVVISRHEIDYLRPVDYGDAVRIEMWVEEIRPSRFVIGYELFDDGLVASRARSVCVPFDLAAARPRRLSAEEREFLSPFGPS is encoded by the coding sequence GTGGCCAGGTTCGTCTACGAGGCCGCACTGCGCTGGTCCGACATGGACGTCTACGGGCACGTGAACAACGCGCGCTTCCTCACGCTCTACGAGGAGGCGCGCGTTGCCCTGATGTTCGTGGCGGCGCGCGAGCACGGCCTGACGACACTGGAGGAGGGCGTGGTCATCTCGCGGCACGAGATCGACTACCTGCGCCCGGTCGACTACGGCGACGCGGTGCGGATCGAGATGTGGGTCGAGGAGATCCGGCCGTCCCGGTTCGTGATCGGCTACGAGCTGTTCGACGACGGCCTGGTCGCCAGCCGGGCGCGGTCGGTGTGCGTGCCGTTCGACCTGGCCGCGGCCCGGCCCCGTCGCCTCTCGGCGGAGGAGCGCGAGTTCCTGTCGCCGTTCGGGCCGTCATGA
- a CDS encoding MFS transporter, with translation MSDETRPSNRPATFREVFGQREYRAVFAASALSWLGDYISKAAVTVIVYHESQSVALSAAAFAISYLPWLVGGPLLATLAERYPYRTVMVACDLLRMALIALILIPGLPVPVMLVILFVATLANPPSQAARSALMPLILPGDKLVVGLSLNNSTGQAAQVAGYALGATIAAFNPRAAILVDVCTFLASALLIWFGTRHRPPAMTDAHRSNLLRETGEGFRLVFGQPVLRGIALLVFSAMLFSIVPEGLAAAWAQEKAGGGAAGGYQALIMAANPVGFIIGGLTMARLVPPSVRQLLVRPFAVLSPLVLVPALFNPSPVVVALLAAISGFAVAGLMPVANGLFVQALPHGYRARAFGVMATGVQLMQGAAVLVTGVLAERFDIPPVVGVWSIGGVVLMLVMVSKWPSAQQFDVAIAEAAKSRPPADAEERPPAQRGPSSHRPAHAQP, from the coding sequence GTGTCCGACGAGACACGACCGTCCAATCGGCCGGCAACCTTCCGTGAGGTTTTCGGCCAGCGCGAATACCGCGCGGTCTTTGCGGCGAGTGCGCTCTCCTGGCTGGGTGACTACATCTCCAAGGCCGCGGTCACGGTCATCGTCTACCACGAGTCGCAGTCGGTGGCCCTGTCGGCCGCGGCGTTCGCGATCAGCTACCTCCCCTGGCTCGTCGGCGGCCCACTGCTCGCGACCCTCGCCGAGCGCTACCCGTACCGCACGGTCATGGTGGCCTGTGACCTGCTGCGGATGGCGCTCATCGCGCTGATCCTGATCCCCGGCCTGCCCGTGCCGGTCATGCTGGTCATCCTGTTCGTCGCGACGCTGGCCAACCCACCGAGCCAGGCCGCCCGGTCGGCGCTGATGCCGCTGATCCTGCCGGGCGACAAGCTGGTCGTCGGGCTGTCGCTCAACAACAGCACCGGGCAGGCGGCCCAGGTCGCCGGCTACGCGCTGGGCGCGACCATCGCCGCCTTCAACCCGCGGGCCGCGATCCTCGTCGACGTCTGCACGTTCCTCGCGTCGGCCCTGCTGATCTGGTTCGGCACCCGGCACCGCCCGCCGGCGATGACCGACGCGCACCGGTCCAACCTGCTCCGCGAGACCGGCGAGGGCTTCCGCCTGGTGTTCGGCCAGCCCGTGCTGCGCGGCATCGCCCTGCTGGTCTTCTCCGCGATGCTGTTCTCGATCGTCCCCGAGGGCCTGGCCGCCGCCTGGGCGCAGGAGAAAGCCGGCGGCGGCGCGGCCGGCGGCTACCAGGCCCTGATCATGGCGGCCAACCCGGTCGGCTTCATCATCGGCGGCCTGACGATGGCCCGCCTGGTGCCACCCTCGGTCCGCCAGCTCCTGGTCCGCCCGTTCGCGGTGCTGTCGCCCCTGGTCCTGGTGCCGGCGCTGTTCAACCCGTCACCGGTCGTGGTGGCGCTGCTGGCGGCGATCTCCGGCTTCGCCGTGGCCGGCCTGATGCCGGTCGCCAACGGCCTGTTCGTGCAGGCCCTCCCGCACGGCTACCGTGCCCGCGCATTCGGCGTGATGGCCACGGGCGTGCAACTGATGCAGGGTGCCGCGGTCCTGGTCACCGGCGTCCTGGCCGAACGCTTCGACATCCCACCGGTGGTCGGCGTCTGGAGCATCGGCGGCGTCGTGCTGATGCTGGTCATGGTCAGCAAGTGGCCGAGCGCGCAACAGTTCGACGTGGCGATCGCCGAAGCGGCCAAGTCCCGGCCGCCGGCCGACGCCGAAGAGCGCCCACCGGCCCAGCGCGGCCCCTCCAGCCACCGCCCGGCCCACGCCCAGCCCTGA
- a CDS encoding DUF5130 family protein has protein sequence MIEEDRYGQPEVLEGPFSTRQLLRLDEALRTADQATGLTFSVYVGEMEEPVRDHAERMHQQLPNVASAVLVAVSPNQRVLEVVTGGDARRRIPDRDAKLAALSMVAAFGGGDLAGGIISGLDQLASRAGRA, from the coding sequence CTGATCGAGGAGGACCGCTACGGTCAGCCGGAGGTGCTCGAAGGGCCCTTCAGCACCCGTCAGCTGCTCCGCCTCGACGAGGCGCTGCGGACCGCCGACCAGGCGACCGGCCTGACCTTCTCCGTCTACGTCGGAGAGATGGAGGAGCCGGTCCGCGACCACGCCGAGCGGATGCACCAGCAGCTGCCCAACGTCGCGTCGGCCGTGCTGGTCGCGGTCAGCCCCAACCAGCGCGTGCTCGAGGTGGTCACCGGCGGCGACGCCCGCCGGCGCATCCCGGACCGCGACGCCAAGCTGGCCGCGCTGTCGATGGTGGCCGCGTTCGGTGGCGGCGACCTGGCCGGCGGCATCATCAGCGGCCTCGACCAGCTCGCCTCCCGCGCCGGCCGCGCCTGA
- a CDS encoding mechanosensitive ion channel family protein, with product MNLAEAPATPAPTPSCANNDAVCDWMFDLTGSTWAAEGSYYFLVKPLRIIAILLLAMIARWLLHKLISRLVRSTSEGSVPAILKPLRNRTPTGPVDSAATMPERRRQRSEAIGSVLRSMVTAFVFSIALLMVLEELSFNLGPLLASAGILGLAIGFGAQSLVKDLLGGLFMLLEDQYGVGDTVDLGEATGIVEAVGLRITTVRDARGVLWYIRNGEIIRVGNKSQGWAMLMIDMPIGFADAEEATEVLRAAATKVYADPELTDHFVEAPEVLGVESVTVDGTVIRTIAKTTADGQYVVGRELRRRLTEALAGAGITAQLAAARVLPRPSAPEGGPS from the coding sequence ATGAACCTCGCCGAGGCACCGGCCACGCCCGCTCCGACGCCCAGTTGCGCCAACAACGACGCCGTTTGCGACTGGATGTTCGACCTGACCGGTTCCACCTGGGCCGCCGAAGGCAGCTACTACTTTCTCGTCAAACCGCTGCGGATCATCGCGATCCTGCTCCTGGCGATGATCGCCCGCTGGCTCCTGCACAAGCTGATCAGCCGGCTGGTCCGGTCGACCTCCGAGGGCTCGGTGCCGGCGATCCTCAAGCCGCTGCGCAACCGGACGCCCACGGGCCCGGTGGACAGCGCCGCGACCATGCCCGAGCGGCGCCGCCAGCGGTCCGAGGCGATCGGTTCCGTGCTGCGCAGCATGGTCACCGCGTTCGTCTTCTCGATCGCGCTGCTGATGGTGCTCGAGGAGCTCAGCTTCAACCTCGGCCCGCTGCTGGCCAGCGCCGGCATCCTAGGCCTGGCCATCGGCTTCGGCGCCCAGAGCCTCGTCAAGGACCTGCTGGGCGGGCTGTTCATGCTGCTGGAGGACCAGTACGGCGTCGGCGACACGGTCGACCTGGGCGAGGCGACCGGCATCGTCGAGGCGGTCGGGTTGCGGATCACCACGGTCCGGGACGCCCGCGGGGTGCTCTGGTACATCCGCAACGGCGAGATCATCCGCGTCGGCAACAAGAGCCAGGGCTGGGCCATGCTGATGATCGACATGCCGATCGGCTTCGCGGACGCCGAGGAGGCCACCGAGGTGCTGCGGGCGGCGGCGACCAAGGTCTACGCGGACCCGGAGCTCACCGATCACTTCGTGGAGGCGCCGGAGGTGCTCGGCGTGGAGAGCGTGACCGTCGACGGCACCGTCATCCGGACCATCGCCAAGACCACTGCGGACGGACAGTACGTCGTCGGCCGGGAGCTGCGCCGCCGGTTGACCGAGGCCCTGGCCGGCGCCGGCATCACGGCCCAGCTCGCCGCGGCCCGGGTGCTCCCACGCCCCTCCGCACCGGAGGGCGGTCCTAGTTAG
- a CDS encoding amidase: MADLHDLTALDQGAAIARGELTSAELVEHYLTRIAAFGDRVGAFVTVTADQARAEAATLDAAPPDARGPLHGVPTAIKDLTMTAGVRTTFGSAAFADFVPPVDADVVTYLRAAGTVSLGKTTTSELGASCYAETSVAPPARNPWGLGNTAGGSSGGAAAAVAAGLVSVAQGSDGGGSVRIPAAICGLVGYKPSRGVVSGGPLGFAGFGLPTHGALARTVTDAAAFLDAMAVPTIGEPYLAPPAPGGGYLGAARTAAPGRLRIGRFTTPMLVDTPVDPACVAAVDAAATALAGAGHEVDDVAAPLTPAMWPLFETIWHVLSLAPVAPERESSLLPLTGYLRARGATVSAGQLMAVLGELQTRVREGLARLAAYDLLLCPPLATPQAAVGWFTSAAEPAEDFDRQRRFSPYCAVFNVTGQPSVTVPVGATDDDLPVGVLLSGRYGDDARLLAVAAQLERLAGRVDRHPAIWTDAPSATVNGV, encoded by the coding sequence ATGGCGGACCTCCACGACCTGACGGCGCTCGACCAGGGCGCGGCGATCGCCCGTGGCGAGCTGACCAGCGCCGAGCTGGTCGAGCACTACCTGACGCGGATCGCCGCGTTCGGTGACCGGGTCGGCGCCTTCGTGACCGTGACCGCGGACCAGGCCCGCGCCGAGGCGGCCACGCTCGACGCCGCTCCCCCGGACGCGCGCGGCCCGCTGCACGGCGTGCCGACCGCGATCAAGGACCTGACCATGACCGCCGGTGTACGCACGACGTTCGGCTCGGCCGCGTTCGCCGACTTCGTGCCGCCGGTCGACGCGGACGTGGTGACCTACCTGCGCGCGGCCGGCACGGTGTCGCTCGGCAAGACGACCACGTCGGAGCTGGGCGCCTCGTGCTACGCCGAGACGTCGGTCGCGCCGCCGGCCCGCAACCCGTGGGGGCTGGGCAACACGGCCGGTGGATCCAGCGGCGGGGCGGCGGCCGCGGTGGCCGCGGGGCTGGTGTCGGTCGCGCAGGGCTCCGACGGCGGCGGCTCGGTGCGGATCCCGGCGGCGATCTGCGGCCTGGTCGGCTACAAGCCCAGCCGGGGCGTGGTCTCCGGCGGCCCGCTCGGGTTCGCCGGGTTCGGCCTGCCCACGCACGGCGCGCTCGCCCGCACGGTGACCGACGCGGCGGCCTTCCTCGACGCCATGGCGGTGCCGACGATCGGCGAGCCCTACCTGGCGCCGCCCGCGCCCGGCGGCGGTTATCTCGGCGCCGCACGCACGGCCGCGCCCGGCCGCCTGCGGATCGGCCGGTTCACCACGCCGATGCTGGTCGACACGCCGGTCGACCCGGCCTGCGTGGCGGCCGTGGACGCCGCCGCGACCGCGCTGGCCGGGGCGGGGCACGAGGTCGACGACGTCGCGGCGCCGTTGACGCCGGCGATGTGGCCGCTGTTCGAGACGATCTGGCACGTGCTCTCGCTGGCGCCGGTCGCGCCGGAGCGGGAGTCGTCGTTGCTGCCGCTGACCGGCTACCTGCGGGCCCGGGGCGCCACGGTGAGCGCCGGCCAGCTGATGGCGGTGCTGGGCGAGCTGCAGACCCGGGTGCGCGAAGGGCTCGCCCGGCTGGCCGCTTACGACCTGCTGCTCTGCCCGCCGCTGGCGACGCCGCAGGCCGCGGTCGGCTGGTTCACCTCCGCGGCGGAACCGGCCGAGGACTTCGACCGGCAGCGCCGCTTCTCGCCGTACTGCGCGGTGTTTAACGTGACTGGTCAACCCTCGGTGACCGTCCCGGTGGGCGCGACCGACGACGATCTCCCGGTCGGTGTCCTGTTGAGCGGGCGCTACGGCGACGACGCGCGGCTGCTGGCCGTCGCGGCACAGCTGGAGCGGCTCGCCGGGCGTGTTGATCGCCACCCGGCGATCTGGACGGATGCGCCCTCCGCTACCGTGAACGGCGTCTGA
- a CDS encoding HNH endonuclease yields MPDIRPTVGSGVLVLNATYEPLCVVSVRRAAILVLSAKAVCVADGEGFLHSVRHELPVPSVVRLTRYVRVPYRATVGLSRRAIFARDGWRCAYCKGPAETIDHVFPRSRGGRHAWENVVAACAKCNHSKGDKTPAELGWRLHTKPAAPKGVAWRVLGHRAPDPRWASWLDLPAAEVAEVAA; encoded by the coding sequence ATGCCTGACATACGACCGACCGTGGGCTCCGGGGTATTAGTCCTGAACGCCACCTATGAGCCCCTGTGCGTCGTGTCAGTGCGAAGAGCCGCGATTCTCGTCCTGTCCGCCAAGGCCGTCTGTGTCGCCGACGGCGAGGGGTTCCTGCACAGCGTCCGCCACGAGCTGCCGGTCCCGTCCGTCGTCCGGCTCACCCGCTACGTGCGCGTGCCCTACCGGGCCACCGTCGGGCTCTCCCGCCGCGCGATATTCGCCCGCGACGGCTGGCGCTGCGCCTACTGCAAGGGTCCCGCGGAGACCATCGACCACGTCTTCCCGCGCAGCCGGGGCGGCCGGCACGCCTGGGAGAACGTCGTCGCCGCGTGCGCGAAGTGCAACCACAGCAAGGGCGACAAGACCCCGGCCGAGCTGGGCTGGCGCCTGCACACCAAGCCGGCCGCCCCCAAAGGAGTCGCCTGGCGGGTGCTCGGCCACCGCGCCCCCGACCCGCGCTGGGCGAGCTGGCTCGACCTGCCGGCCGCCGAGGTCGCCGAGGTCGCGGCTTAG
- a CDS encoding YbjN domain-containing protein, producing the protein MPWWSWRPGHAGGVESELRAEDGIVRLGVPPQRDPNAVVLEPLAQLAVPRETSDRPAAVEPVTLRRLGDALDLLDIRYLADGDGSLLAMWERHAVLFTLEGPEDEILVVRARPHSTVPPDWADRAYRVVNEWNHTRRFCKAYVGDPTERGQLPIYAEIQVPLGAGAHDALLVEMLDCGAAVSSTFVDWLHDEGALL; encoded by the coding sequence ATGCCTTGGTGGTCATGGCGTCCCGGCCACGCCGGTGGGGTTGAGTCCGAGCTTCGGGCCGAGGATGGCATCGTCCGATTGGGAGTGCCACCGCAACGCGATCCCAACGCGGTAGTGCTCGAGCCACTGGCCCAGTTGGCCGTGCCGCGGGAGACGTCCGACCGACCGGCGGCCGTCGAGCCGGTCACCCTCCGCCGCCTCGGCGACGCGCTCGACCTGCTCGACATCCGCTACCTGGCCGACGGCGACGGCAGCCTGCTGGCGATGTGGGAACGACACGCGGTGCTGTTCACCCTCGAAGGGCCGGAGGACGAGATCCTGGTGGTCCGCGCCCGTCCACACTCGACGGTCCCGCCGGACTGGGCCGACCGCGCCTACCGCGTCGTCAACGAGTGGAACCACACGCGCCGCTTCTGCAAGGCCTACGTGGGTGATCCGACGGAGCGGGGCCAGCTCCCCATCTACGCGGAGATCCAGGTCCCCCTGGGCGCCGGCGCCCACGACGCGCTCCTGGTCGAAATGCTCGACTGCGGCGCCGCCGTCTCCAGCACCTTCGTCGACTGGCTCCACGACGAAGGTGCGCTGCTCTAA
- a CDS encoding class F sortase, with protein MSDSAADPLGPDRPDEERIPIIRDLLRLPGATAPPPPARSAPPASPASPARVPTAAGRPAAGKPALGTGRSYAESDGNGPFLTPRRRRVLGVPGVVTLVLLGVFLTGLGLGQASGGFALPDWFGPADKPPPREFPVLEASRPTRITIAAIGVDAPIHDVGLAKDGTIEVPPVDEPNETGWYDEGPTPGEFGPAVVVGHVDTKTGPAVFAKLSTLDPGDTVEVRRRDGSVAVFEVNSVERFDKSAVPADRLHGDFSRPGLRLITCGGRWVGGATGYADNVVVFASLVSAHDL; from the coding sequence ATGTCGGACTCGGCCGCTGATCCGCTCGGGCCGGACCGGCCCGACGAGGAGCGCATCCCGATCATCCGGGACCTGCTCCGGCTGCCGGGAGCGACCGCACCACCCCCACCGGCCCGCTCCGCCCCGCCGGCCTCACCCGCCTCACCGGCCCGCGTGCCGACCGCCGCCGGCCGGCCGGCCGCCGGCAAGCCGGCGCTTGGAACGGGCCGTTCCTATGCGGAAAGCGATGGCAACGGGCCGTTCCTAACGCCGCGGAGGCGGCGGGTGCTCGGCGTGCCGGGGGTGGTGACGCTGGTCCTGCTCGGGGTGTTCCTGACCGGTCTCGGGCTCGGGCAGGCGAGCGGCGGGTTCGCGCTGCCGGACTGGTTCGGGCCGGCCGACAAGCCGCCGCCGCGCGAGTTCCCGGTGCTGGAGGCCAGCCGGCCCACCCGGATCACGATCGCGGCCATCGGCGTCGACGCGCCCATCCACGACGTGGGTTTGGCCAAGGACGGCACGATCGAGGTGCCACCGGTCGACGAGCCCAACGAGACCGGCTGGTACGACGAGGGCCCGACCCCCGGTGAGTTCGGCCCCGCGGTGGTCGTCGGTCACGTCGACACGAAGACCGGGCCGGCGGTGTTCGCGAAGCTGTCCACCCTGGACCCGGGCGACACGGTCGAGGTGCGGCGGCGGGACGGCTCGGTGGCGGTGTTCGAGGTCAACTCGGTGGAGCGGTTCGACAAGTCGGCCGTGCCCGCCGACCGGCTGCACGGCGACTTCAGCCGGCCCGGGCTCCGGCTGATCACCTGTGGCGGGCGCTGGGTCGGCGGCGCGACCGGCTACGCCGACAACGTGGTCGTGTTCGCGTCGCTGGTCTCAGCGCACGATCTCTAA